In Nicotiana tabacum cultivar K326 chromosome 19, ASM71507v2, whole genome shotgun sequence, one DNA window encodes the following:
- the LOC142173604 gene encoding expansin-B15-like, with protein MAFNLPLIFTFIALCLFKHCTCAHVKTGSGGGACGYTNAVSQTPYNSFVSAGNPPLYRKGLGCGACYQVKCNLGPCSGNPVTVTITDECPGCSGAIHFDLSGTAMGATAKPGQADALRNMGNISISYQRVPCVYKNTNVAFKVDPGSNANFLSVNVEFESGDGDLNLVELVPARSTQWITMNHVFGATWSTNINPSTQPAPSSLRLAIEFNKKLTAPNVIPVGWKPGQAYNSNVNF; from the exons ATGGCTTTTAATCTCCCTCTCATTTTCACTTTTATAGCTCTATGTTTGTTTAAACACTGCACTTGTGCACATGTTAAAACAGGAAGTG GTGGAGGAGCTTGTGGATATACAAATGCTGTATCACAAACCCCTTATAATTCCTTTGTATCTGCTGGAAATCCTCCTCTCTACAGGAAAGGCTTAGGCTGCGGAGCTTGCTACCAG GTGAAATGTAATCTTGGCCCTTGCTCAGGAAACCCAGTGACTGTAACCATTACAGATGAATGCCCTGGGTGTTCAGGTGCTATTCATTTTGATCTAAGTGGAACTGCCATGGGAGCTACGGCCAAGCCTGGACAAGCTGACGCGTTACGTAATATGGGAAATATCTCAATCTCTTACCAAAG GGTACCGTGCGTATACAAGAACACAAATGTAGCATTCAAGGTGGATCCGGGATCTAATGCTAATTTCTTATCAGTAAATGTAGAGTTTGAAAGTGGAGATGGTGATCTTAATTTAGTGGAGCTTGTGCCAGCAAGATCTACGCAGTGGATAACTATGAATCATGTATTTGGGGCAACATGGAGTACTAATATTAACCCTTCAACACAGCCTGCTCCATCTTCTCTTAGGCTCGCAATTGAGTTCAATAAGAAACTTACTGCTCCCAATGTCATTCCTGTTGGCTGGAAACCTGGACAAGCCTACAATTCCAATGTCAATTTTTGA